One Capricornis sumatraensis isolate serow.1 chromosome 8, serow.2, whole genome shotgun sequence genomic region harbors:
- the LOC138084243 gene encoding small ribosomal subunit protein eS27-like, with translation MPLAKDPLHPSPEEEKRKHKRKRLVQSPNSHFMDVKCPGCYKITTVFSHAQTVVLCVGFSTVLCQPTGGKARLTEGCSFRRKQH, from the coding sequence ATGCCTCTCGCAAAGGATCCTCTTCATCCCTCTccagaagaggagaagaggaaacacAAGAGGAAGCGCCTGGTGCAGAGCCCCAATTCCCATTTCATGGATGTAAAATGCCCAGGATGCTATAAAATCACCACCGTCTTCAGCCATGCACAAACAGTAGTTTTGTGTGTTGGCTTCTCtactgtcctctgccagcctacaggaGGAAAAGCAAGGCTTACAGAAGGATGCTCTTTCAGACGGAAGCAGCACTAA